One segment of Shewanella piezotolerans WP3 DNA contains the following:
- a CDS encoding glycine zipper family protein has protein sequence MNKSMLMIILLLVSSNVTANIIVDKTGVDEKDYIYDLHQCTELSTQVQKKDTSSSAVGSAAKGAAIGSAGKAIAGGSGTDGAKQGAAIGLGLGVLSNGRSRRNDAEKFEAEQQNVVKNCMVNRGYVVLN, from the coding sequence ATGAATAAAAGCATGCTCATGATTATTTTATTGCTGGTTTCATCAAATGTTACAGCAAATATTATTGTTGATAAAACCGGAGTGGATGAAAAAGATTATATCTATGATCTGCACCAATGTACTGAATTATCTACCCAGGTTCAGAAAAAAGATACGAGTAGTAGCGCAGTTGGTAGTGCTGCCAAAGGAGCTGCTATTGGTTCTGCGGGTAAAGCAATCGCCGGTGGCTCAGGGACTGACGGTGCCAAACAAGGTGCAGCGATCGGGCTAGGACTCGGTGTGCTTTCTAATGGTAGAAGTAGGCGCAATGATGCAGAAAAATTTGAAGCAGAACAACAAAATGTAGTTAAAAACTGTATGGTAAATCGTGGCTATGTGGTGCTGAATTAA
- a CDS encoding DUF6702 family protein, producing MRLKLIIAVFIGLTCHSVFAHQQKMATTTVSFNHRVANIEVMHKFYLHDAEHAVKELFAPSADILNSKATQNSFAEYVQAQFAIETDDSKKLPLKFVGLELDGKYIWVYQETAIPNQVTELSISNGALQELWPSQLNLVNIEGKGKLQSLLFNDSDQWLNVSLLE from the coding sequence ATGAGATTGAAGTTAATCATCGCAGTTTTTATTGGGTTAACCTGCCATTCAGTATTCGCACATCAGCAAAAGATGGCTACCACTACCGTTAGTTTTAACCATAGAGTTGCTAATATAGAAGTGATGCACAAGTTTTATCTTCACGATGCTGAGCATGCAGTAAAGGAGCTTTTTGCTCCCAGTGCAGATATTTTAAACAGTAAAGCCACCCAAAACAGCTTCGCAGAATATGTACAAGCACAGTTTGCAATAGAAACTGATGATTCTAAAAAGCTACCACTTAAGTTTGTTGGATTAGAGCTTGATGGTAAGTACATTTGGGTCTACCAAGAAACGGCTATACCAAACCAGGTCACTGAACTCTCCATTTCTAACGGAGCGCTACAAGAACTATGGCCATCACAGTTAAATTTGGTCAATATTGAGGGTAAAGGCAAGTTACAATCTTTGCTATTCAACGATAGCGATCAATGGCTTAACGTATCATTGCTTGAATAG
- a CDS encoding M1 family metallopeptidase: protein MNKNKNSTLILCAVITGLALPVQASVIKQSKGDFEDKFRQLDVDLPTPNAYRNAAGEPGHQYWQQQVDYQIKASLNEDKRRLKAEQTVTYTNNSPDTLKYLWLQLDQNYYKADSIATRTRTFSSPSELASSVNGKPTKISLKTLRGQQFLADNEVGYEIGEVTVNGTPLRVTIVGTNMRIDLLEPLKPGKEVEFEFNYTFNITEQKAVGGRSGYEHFPDDKRDGGNDIFQLAQWFPRLHAYTDYEAWTNKAFLGSGEFTLEFGDYDVELTVPADHIVAATGELANASSVLNKTQRKRFETAKTSKRPVFIVTEAEALENELTATTNTKTWHFEAENVRDFAWASSRKFMWDAKGYQQQSSERPLVMAMSFYPKEGGDLWKKYSTESIIHTMEVYSKYSFDYPYPTAQSINGPVGGMEYPMITFNGPRTVLQEDGSRTYTLSEKRFLIGVVIHEISHIYFPMIVNSDERQWTWMDEGLNSFLDSVAKREWETESHWAREPRDIVEYMKSTVQVPVMTQSDSVLKLGPNAYTKPAVALDILREVVLGRELFDFAFKEYATRWKYKRPTPSDFFRTMEEASGVDLDWFWRGWFYSTDHVDISIDKIYKLRMNTKNPDIDFARERQIEQDKPTPIAIDRNKEEGLKTWIDLNPDVTDFYESNDEYTVTNKERNKYNKFIKKLEPWERDVIKRAIKEDKNYYVLEFSNLGGLVMPILLQMTYEDGSVEALNIPAEIWRRNPKSVNKLIVSDKILKEVEIDPSWQTADVDLNNNYFPRRIIPSRIEAYKKEKSKAKVKRDIMQDIKTELNTDEDEESNSGKAG, encoded by the coding sequence GTGAATAAAAATAAGAACTCAACACTAATACTGTGCGCAGTAATTACTGGTTTAGCTTTGCCAGTACAAGCATCAGTGATAAAGCAATCAAAAGGTGATTTTGAAGATAAGTTCCGTCAGTTAGATGTGGATTTGCCAACGCCAAACGCATATCGCAATGCAGCGGGAGAACCTGGGCACCAATATTGGCAACAGCAAGTAGATTATCAAATTAAGGCATCTCTAAATGAAGATAAAAGGCGTCTTAAAGCTGAGCAAACCGTTACTTACACTAACAACTCTCCCGATACCCTCAAATACCTTTGGCTTCAGTTAGATCAGAACTACTATAAAGCAGACTCTATCGCCACTCGGACTCGCACTTTCTCAAGTCCATCAGAACTAGCTAGCAGCGTTAATGGTAAGCCGACTAAAATCAGTTTAAAAACATTACGTGGCCAACAGTTTTTAGCAGACAATGAAGTCGGATATGAAATAGGTGAAGTGACAGTCAACGGCACTCCTCTTCGGGTAACTATTGTTGGTACAAATATGAGAATCGATCTTCTCGAACCACTGAAGCCCGGAAAAGAAGTAGAATTCGAATTCAATTATACTTTTAACATTACCGAACAAAAAGCCGTTGGTGGTCGCAGTGGTTACGAGCATTTCCCTGACGATAAACGCGATGGCGGCAACGACATATTTCAGCTTGCGCAGTGGTTTCCTAGATTACACGCATACACAGATTATGAGGCTTGGACAAATAAAGCCTTTTTAGGCAGTGGTGAATTCACCTTGGAGTTTGGTGACTACGACGTTGAATTAACTGTACCAGCCGATCATATTGTCGCGGCAACGGGTGAATTGGCCAATGCCAGTTCGGTATTAAACAAAACCCAGCGCAAGCGTTTTGAAACAGCCAAAACAAGCAAAAGACCAGTTTTCATCGTGACCGAAGCTGAAGCTTTAGAAAATGAATTAACAGCAACAACTAACACCAAAACATGGCATTTTGAAGCTGAAAATGTGCGTGATTTTGCCTGGGCTTCCTCTAGAAAATTTATGTGGGATGCTAAAGGTTACCAACAGCAGTCTTCTGAACGCCCTTTAGTCATGGCGATGTCTTTTTATCCAAAGGAAGGTGGTGATCTTTGGAAAAAATATTCTACAGAATCCATCATTCATACCATGGAAGTATATTCAAAGTATTCTTTTGATTACCCATACCCAACTGCTCAATCTATTAATGGACCTGTAGGTGGGATGGAATATCCAATGATCACCTTCAACGGACCTCGCACCGTATTACAAGAAGATGGTAGTCGAACTTATACATTATCTGAGAAGCGTTTCCTGATAGGGGTTGTAATCCATGAGATTAGCCACATTTACTTTCCGATGATAGTCAACTCAGACGAAAGGCAGTGGACATGGATGGACGAAGGGCTAAATAGCTTTTTAGACTCCGTAGCAAAAAGAGAATGGGAAACTGAATCTCATTGGGCAAGAGAGCCGCGCGACATCGTTGAATATATGAAATCGACAGTACAGGTTCCCGTTATGACTCAGTCTGATAGCGTATTGAAACTAGGCCCTAATGCTTACACCAAGCCCGCAGTAGCTCTAGATATTTTACGAGAAGTTGTCCTTGGGCGAGAGCTTTTTGATTTTGCATTTAAAGAGTATGCCACTCGTTGGAAGTATAAGCGCCCTACTCCATCCGACTTTTTTAGAACAATGGAAGAAGCTTCAGGTGTCGATCTTGATTGGTTTTGGAGAGGCTGGTTTTACAGCACGGATCATGTTGATATTTCAATCGACAAAATCTACAAACTTAGAATGAATACAAAAAATCCAGATATTGATTTTGCTCGTGAACGCCAAATAGAGCAAGATAAGCCGACCCCTATCGCAATAGATAGAAACAAAGAGGAAGGCCTCAAAACCTGGATAGATCTCAACCCAGATGTGACTGATTTTTACGAATCTAACGATGAATATACTGTTACTAATAAAGAGAGAAATAAATACAATAAATTTATTAAGAAGTTAGAGCCGTGGGAACGTGACGTAATAAAAAGAGCGATTAAAGAAGATAAAAACTATTACGTGCTTGAATTTTCAAACCTCGGCGGACTTGTGATGCCGATCTTGCTGCAAATGACTTATGAAGATGGCAGTGTAGAAGCACTAAACATTCCTGCAGAGATCTGGCGCAGAAACCCAAAATCAGTCAATAAACTCATCGTGTCTGACAAAATTCTAAAAGAAGTTGAAATCGATCCAAGCTGGCAAACAGCGGATGTTGATTTGAACAACAACTACTTCCCGCGCAGGATTATTCCATCAAGAATTGAAGCCTATAAAAAAGAGAAAAGTAAGGCAAAAGTGAAACGCGACATTATGCAGGATATTAAAACAGAACTTAATACTGACGAAGATGAAGAATCTAATTCAGGTAAGGCTGGCTAA
- a CDS encoding GNAT family N-acetyltransferase, translating into MIIEITDAYFDEVIELGNLVHGEGYLDHSSLSMIVEKGYKNGINSCFVALEADKLLGFRLTYAAEQWDIDKWCTPSKWSVATEYVGYFKCNTVAEEARGKGLGGLLLQSSVAALKQQGAQAGISHLWKQSPNNSAVRYFSKAGGKLIKEHPNRWNNTSEHPDYICVICGSNCRCTASEMLLTFN; encoded by the coding sequence ATGATTATTGAAATTACAGATGCTTACTTCGATGAAGTGATTGAGTTAGGTAACCTTGTTCATGGGGAGGGTTATTTAGACCATAGTTCTTTGTCGATGATTGTTGAAAAGGGTTACAAGAACGGGATTAATAGCTGCTTTGTGGCATTGGAAGCAGACAAATTACTTGGGTTTCGGCTAACCTATGCCGCCGAACAATGGGATATAGATAAATGGTGCACGCCAAGCAAATGGTCGGTAGCAACTGAATATGTTGGCTATTTTAAATGCAACACAGTTGCAGAAGAGGCTAGAGGTAAAGGCTTAGGCGGATTACTGTTGCAATCTTCTGTGGCAGCGTTAAAGCAGCAGGGCGCTCAAGCGGGTATTAGCCATCTATGGAAACAAAGCCCAAATAATTCAGCTGTTCGTTATTTCAGTAAAGCGGGTGGCAAGCTTATTAAAGAGCATCCTAACCGTTGGAACAATACAAGTGAGCACCCCGATTATATTTGCGTGATCTGCGGTTCAAACTGTAGATGTACCGCAAGTGAAATGTTACTGACTTTTAACTAA
- a CDS encoding NAD(P)/FAD-dependent oxidoreductase — MNSELFDPLYNSSPANLAPCRSYWASTTSLGQASPVLSGNRSVDVAVIGGGYTGLLSAYYLATEHNIDVCVLEANQIGFGASARNAGFVLKGSGRLGYKQMAARWDLDTAKGIYHEFSEAVSRVDGLINEFNIDCEPQQKGYLKVAHNKKALEQLQSAAGFIRRELGEDAEFITANRFKTEFMNHQQAFGALRLADGFGVNPLKLLLGYKSILQGKSVDLYENTCVTDWLTEGNQHRLITSRGEIRANKVITAGNAYTPKSFSSNIDNRYLPILSNVIVTEPLSEQELLSCGLNTHQVTMDTRILKYYYRLLPDNRLLFGGRGAIQGKDANKPIYQKRLKFALDKCFPPLQQKAVAYNWTGWIAAALDDMPHVYASNGVGYSIGYCGSGVSFSSQAAFRLAEQIAGKQVPALPLYQLPLPKFPLPQLRRVGQWGYYHYGWLRDRFL; from the coding sequence ATGAATAGTGAACTTTTTGATCCCCTTTATAACAGCAGTCCTGCAAACTTAGCACCTTGTCGTTCATACTGGGCAAGCACCACCTCGCTTGGACAAGCTAGCCCAGTATTGTCTGGTAATCGAAGTGTTGATGTTGCTGTAATAGGCGGTGGCTATACTGGGTTGTTGAGTGCTTATTATTTGGCAACTGAACACAACATTGATGTCTGTGTATTAGAAGCCAACCAAATTGGCTTTGGTGCATCAGCAAGAAATGCAGGTTTTGTATTAAAGGGGTCAGGAAGACTGGGCTATAAGCAGATGGCAGCGAGATGGGATCTCGATACTGCAAAGGGGATTTATCATGAGTTTAGTGAAGCGGTATCTCGAGTTGATGGCCTGATCAACGAATTTAATATCGATTGCGAACCGCAACAAAAAGGTTATTTAAAAGTAGCGCATAATAAAAAAGCATTAGAGCAACTGCAGAGCGCAGCGGGGTTTATAAGGAGAGAACTTGGAGAAGATGCGGAGTTTATAACGGCTAACCGTTTTAAAACTGAGTTTATGAACCATCAACAAGCCTTTGGCGCGCTAAGATTAGCTGATGGCTTTGGTGTGAACCCGTTAAAACTATTGCTTGGTTATAAATCAATACTGCAAGGAAAGAGTGTTGATCTATATGAAAACACCTGCGTGACCGACTGGCTTACTGAAGGTAATCAACACCGCCTAATAACCTCTAGGGGTGAAATCCGGGCCAATAAGGTCATCACAGCAGGAAATGCCTACACACCAAAGTCGTTCAGTTCAAATATTGATAATCGTTACTTACCTATACTCAGCAATGTGATTGTTACCGAGCCATTATCAGAACAAGAGTTGCTTAGCTGTGGCCTCAATACTCATCAAGTGACAATGGATACCCGAATACTAAAATATTATTATCGCTTGTTGCCAGACAACAGACTACTTTTTGGTGGTAGAGGGGCAATACAGGGCAAAGATGCAAACAAGCCTATTTATCAAAAACGATTGAAATTTGCGCTTGATAAGTGTTTTCCACCATTACAGCAAAAGGCTGTTGCGTATAATTGGACGGGTTGGATTGCTGCAGCTCTGGACGATATGCCACATGTATATGCCTCAAACGGTGTAGGTTACAGTATAGGGTACTGTGGTTCTGGCGTCTCGTTCAGCTCACAAGCGGCGTTTAGACTAGCCGAACAAATTGCGGGAAAGCAAGTTCCAGCTTTACCACTTTATCAACTGCCACTGCCTAAATTTCCTTTACCACAACTAAGACGGGTAGGTCAGTGGGGCTATTACCATTATGGATGGTTAAGAGATCGATTTCTTTAG
- the gap gene encoding type I glyceraldehyde-3-phosphate dehydrogenase, producing the protein MTIRVAINGYGRIGRNVLRALYESEKNYPIKIVALNDLGDASINAHLTKYDSVHGRFNAKVEHADDAIFVNEDKILTFQERDPSKLPWDELNVDVVFECTGIFTSKESVQPHLTAGAKKVIISAPGKNVDATVVYGVNNDEITGDMTVISNASCTTNCLAPFAKPLNDEIGIESGLMTTIHAYTNDQRLSDVYHTDLRRARAAAMSMIPTRTGAAAAVGLVVPELAGKFDGLAVRVPTVNVSLVDLSFVAARDTTVEEINAIIEKAASVAPLSEVLAVNHEPLVSIDFNHNPYSSNFDATQTRVNGRLVKVMAWYDNEWGFSNRMLDNAVALMSAK; encoded by the coding sequence ATGACTATCCGAGTTGCAATTAACGGCTATGGCCGTATCGGCCGCAATGTTCTACGTGCTTTATATGAAAGCGAAAAGAACTACCCTATCAAAATTGTTGCGTTAAATGATCTAGGCGACGCTTCAATCAACGCTCACCTAACAAAGTATGACTCTGTTCATGGTCGCTTCAATGCAAAAGTAGAGCACGCTGACGATGCTATTTTTGTTAATGAAGATAAGATCCTTACATTCCAGGAGCGCGACCCATCGAAACTTCCGTGGGATGAACTTAACGTTGACGTTGTTTTCGAGTGTACCGGTATATTCACTTCTAAAGAGTCTGTTCAACCGCACCTAACAGCAGGCGCAAAGAAAGTTATTATCTCTGCACCAGGCAAGAATGTTGATGCAACGGTTGTTTACGGTGTTAACAATGACGAAATTACTGGCGACATGACGGTGATTTCTAATGCTTCTTGTACTACCAACTGCCTAGCACCATTTGCTAAGCCGTTAAATGATGAGATTGGCATTGAATCAGGTCTAATGACAACAATTCATGCTTACACGAACGATCAACGTTTATCTGATGTTTACCATACTGATTTGCGCCGCGCTCGTGCTGCTGCAATGTCAATGATCCCAACACGCACCGGCGCAGCTGCTGCAGTAGGTCTAGTTGTGCCTGAACTTGCTGGTAAGTTTGACGGTTTAGCTGTACGTGTACCTACAGTCAACGTATCGCTGGTCGATCTATCATTCGTAGCAGCTCGCGACACAACTGTCGAAGAGATTAACGCTATCATTGAAAAAGCAGCTTCTGTAGCGCCACTGAGTGAAGTGTTAGCTGTAAACCATGAGCCTTTGGTTTCTATCGACTTTAACCATAACCCTTACTCATCTAACTTTGACGCGACTCAAACCCGCGTTAATGGCCGTCTAGTTAAAGTTATGGCTTGGTATGACAACGAATGGGGTTTCAGCAACCGCATGCTAGATAACGCTGTTGCGTTAATGTCTGCAAAGTAA
- a CDS encoding DUF2989 domain-containing protein — translation MRVEPILSRKFVMFTSLLGITAFFGLFGCEPTSNTQKICNKNPELCSDLHKDSWCRFEKGDLIRNRYQLKMTEAPKGEQIFDQLLYLEDYNKCIELAAGVQHILHPERTNDRARAFGLSSQTLAQLQETTKNSQDPHLAYYHWSRFNDIEAGKVLFDAEKNGLIKDIRLKAQLAAHYLKIDPNKSKQLYAATLSGADKDSFDPDWLLALATIYRNENRPEMHYLLSRTNIIMTDANFVEEQMLAMLQGNKILQEKLDKEAENLANVLESGMYAQSKLKIVLEQDLDQAVN, via the coding sequence ATGCGCGTGGAGCCTATTTTGAGTAGAAAATTTGTAATGTTTACATCACTTCTAGGAATTACGGCCTTTTTTGGACTATTTGGCTGCGAACCAACCTCAAATACCCAGAAGATATGTAACAAAAATCCTGAACTTTGTTCAGATCTACATAAAGATAGTTGGTGTAGGTTCGAAAAAGGCGACCTAATTCGTAACCGGTACCAGTTAAAGATGACTGAAGCACCAAAGGGTGAACAGATCTTCGACCAATTATTGTACTTAGAAGATTACAACAAGTGCATTGAACTTGCTGCTGGAGTGCAGCATATTTTGCATCCTGAGCGCACCAACGATCGTGCTCGAGCTTTTGGCTTAAGTTCCCAGACATTGGCTCAACTACAAGAAACAACCAAAAACAGCCAAGACCCACACTTAGCTTATTATCATTGGTCTAGGTTTAACGATATAGAAGCTGGAAAAGTACTATTCGACGCTGAGAAGAATGGATTAATTAAAGATATTAGGCTCAAAGCGCAACTTGCGGCTCATTACCTTAAGATCGACCCGAATAAATCAAAGCAATTGTATGCAGCAACATTATCTGGCGCCGACAAAGACTCATTTGATCCAGACTGGTTGTTAGCTTTAGCTACCATTTATAGAAATGAAAATCGTCCAGAGATGCATTATTTGTTATCAAGAACAAATATCATCATGACAGATGCTAATTTTGTAGAGGAACAGATGTTAGCAATGCTCCAAGGGAATAAGATATTGCAAGAAAAGTTAGATAAAGAAGCTGAAAATTTGGCTAATGTACTAGAATCTGGAATGTATGCGCAAAGTAAGCTAAAAATAGTCTTGGAGCAAGATTTAGACCAAGCAGTTAACTAA